GAATATCTGATCGGTTTTGCAACAAGGGGCGCCATGGAACGCCGCACCATCACCCCCGGCTTCGTCGAGGACGCGCTGGACTGCCTGCATCGCCGCGGCATCGACCCGGCGCCGCTCTTGGCCCATGCCGGCATCCCCGCCCTGGGCGAGCCGGTCTCGAACCTGCAATACGGCAAGCTCTGGCTCGCCATCGCCGAGCGCATCCGCGACGAATTTTTCGACGAGGCCGCCCGCCCCATGCGCCCCGGCAGCTTCCAGCTGCTCTGCCATGCGGTGCTGCATGCCGGCACGCTGGAACGCGCCCTGCGCCGGGCGCTGCTGTTCCTGTCCGTCACCCTGGACGACCCCACCGGCACCCTGCGCCTGCGCGACGGCCAGGCCGAGATCCTGCTCAGCGACGCCGGCCCGCCGCGCCGCGCCTTCGCCTATCGCAGCTACTGGCTGATCCTGCTGGGGGTGATGTGCTGGCTGATCGGCCGCCGCATCCCGCTGATGCAGGTGGATTTCGCCTGCCCGGCGCCGGAAAACCGCCGCGACTATCACCAGTTCTTCGGCGCCCCGGTGCATTTCGACCAGCCCGCCAGCCGGCTGAGCTTCGCCGCCAGCTACCTCTCGCTGCCGACCATCCGCAGCGAAAAGGCGCTGGAGACCTTCCTGCGCGGCGCCCCCGCCAACATCCTGCTGCGCTATCGCCACGACCAGGGGCTTTCCGCGCGCATCCGCAGCCGGCTGCGCGCCGCCCCGCCCGAGGACTGGCCGGATTTCGACCGCCTCGCCGCCGAGCTGCGCCTGGCCCCCGCCACCCTGCGCCGCCGGTTGCGGGCCGAGGGCCAGGGCTTTTCCGCCATCCGCGCCGAGATCCGGCTGATGCGCGCCCGCCAGCTTCTGCGCGACACCGGCCTCAGCGTGGCCGAGATCGCCGCCCGGCTCGGCTATGGCGAACCCAGCGCCTTCCACCGCGCCTTCCTCAAGCTCGCCGGCACCACGCCGGCCGCCTTCCGCCGCGACGCGCTCAGCCCGCCAGCATCCACAGCCGGAACCGCCGCCCGCCGGTGATCTCGCGCGCCAGGCCCATGGCCTTCATCCGCGCCAGCATCCGCTCGGCGGTGTCGCGGCTGATGCCGGCGCTTTCCTCCAGCATCGCCGCGTTCAGCAAGGGATGCGCCGCCAGCGCCCGGATCACCCGGCCGGCATTGTCGCCCTTGACCCCGGCCATCGCCGCCTGTGCGCGGGCCTGCCAGTCGGCGACCCGCGCCAGCTCGTGCCGCGCGTCCTGAATCCCCGCCGTGACCGCGGCAAGATGCCGCGCCACGCGCTCGGCCGGCGGGCCGGCATCGACCCAGACCGCGCGGCCATGCCGGCCCAGCGGGACAAAGCGCAGCGCCTCGCAGCCCTCGGCCATGTCGCGCGCCGTCCATGTCGCGGGCTCGGCCAGCATCTCGGGCGCCGACAGACCGCACAGCCGCCACAACACCCGCAGCGCCGCCGCCCGGACCAGCGGCGACAGCGCCGCGACCTGCCCGGCCAGTTGCCGGAACTCCTCCACCGCCGCGTCGAAATCCTGCCCGGTCGGCCGCGTCGCCAGCAGCTCGTCCAGCCCCGAGACCGCGGCCCGGTGCAGGCCCAGGAAACCGCGCAACTCGCGCGGATCGCCCTGCCCCTCCAGCCGGCGGATGCCCCAGCGCGCCAGCCGCATCGCCTCCAGGTCGGCGCCGGCCCGCGCCTCCATCAGGTCGCGGCCGATCTCCTCGCGCCGCAAGGGCGTGCCCTGCGCCCACAGCATCGCCTCGACCTCGATCAGCGCCAGCCGGCGGTTGGCGCCGGCCCGCGCCTCGGGTTCCAGCGCCGCGACCGCGCCCTCCAGCCGGCCCAGCGCGAAGGCGGCCCGCGCCAGTTCCGGCGCCAGCCCGGCCTGGGCGGAAAACCAGTCCGCCGCATCAAAAAACTGGTGCGCAGCCGATTTTCCGTGATATTCTATGTCCGAAGCGGATGGCATGTTTCCCGACCTGCAAGCAGCCTTATCCGCAGAATAACCCCATTTTGCGGATCACTGGAAGAGGGGCTTTTCACCCCCCTGCCCCGATGCCCCATCCCGGCTGCCGGGGACCGCGGCCGGGGCCGGACCTTCCCCGCGGGGAAGGTCAATCCAGGCTCTCCAGCATCACCCGCACCGCCGCCTCCAGCTTGCGCCGGTCCACGGCCGAGAAGTCGCGCGGCAGCCGGATCTCCAGCCGCCCGTTCGAGGCGGTGCATTTGGCACTGCCCTGCGGCCGCTGGATCTGGAAGCTGATGCGGGCCTTCCCCGCGGGGACGGTCGGCGTGGTGCTGCGCGGCGCGGCGGCCGGCGATTCCGCGTCGCCCGCCAGCCCGGCATAGCGGCGCAGCAGCTCCAGCTCGTCCTTGACCGAGCGCGAATCCCAGTTCTTCAGCTCGGCCCGGATCGCCGCCGCCGTGCCCGGCACCTCGTCCAGCCGTTGCGCCAGCGCCAGCCCCAGCGCGCGCGGGATATCGGGCGCGTATAGCAAGGCATCGCCCAGGGCCTCGACCAGCCGGATGAAGCTGCGGATATAGCTGCGCTTCTGGTAGCCGGCGGATTTGAACAGGATCGCCACCGCCTTCTCGGGGTCGCTCTCCTCGGTCACCGGGTCCATGGCGTAATGCAGCGCCAGCTGCGCCATCTCGGCGAAAGAGATGTCCTTGCGCACCATGTTCTCGTCGACCATGCGCCGGTATAGCCGCTCCAGCTCGTCGCCGCGCGCCGCGATGCCGGCCGGGATGCGGCCCCATTTCTCGACGTCGCCCGTCTCCTCCAGCAGCTGGCGATAGGCCGAAAGCCGGCGCCAGCCCTGGATCAGCTCATAGCGGCCGCCCTCGGCCGGCTCGACCCGGATCGGGTTCGACAGCCCGATGTCGCGGATCGACTCGACCAGTTCGGTCAGCTCGTAATCCGGCCCCGCGGCGCGGTCGCGGATCAGCTTCTGCGCGTCGATGGCGTCCAGCGGGATCAGGTCGGTGATCAGCCCGGCCCGCTTCAGCCGCACATGTTCCTGGGCCAGCGCATCGTTCTCGGCCCGGATCTGCGCCTCCAGCCGGGCGCGGTCGCGGGTGGATTCCGCCGTCTCGGTGATGGCGGTGGCCATCGGGCCGCGGCGATGCTCCTTTTCCTCCTTCCCCGCGGGGAAGGTTTCCGGCGCGACCTCGGCGGGCTCGTCCGGCATCTCGATTTCGAACATGCGGCGTTTGCGGCTCATGCCTCATCCTCCAGCTTGTCCCAGGCCGCGACGACATGGGATTTGAACTCCTCATAGGCCTGGTCGAAGGTCGCCCGCGCCCGGCGCCAGGTGCCGCGCGTCATCTCGCGATAGTCGATCTCGTAGATCGAGCTGAGGAACCGGCCCGATTGCTCGACCGCGCGCGTGAGCTCGATCGGGTGCTGGGCCATGTGCTGGCCGAAGACCTGCTGGAAGGCGCCGTACATCGCCTGGTGCAGCTCGTTCGACGGCTCGTAGCGCGTCATCAGGAAGCGGATGTCGGCAAAGGCCTTGGGCAGCCTGATCTTCCCCGTGGGGAAGTTTTCGAAGCCATGCGACAGGTCTTCCAGCGCCTCGGAGAGCTGGCCGATGAAGCTGGTGGTCGAGTCGTATTCCCAATAGCCGGGGCCCGAGGGGATATAGAGCATGTCGGCGGCAAAGACCGCGTTCATCGACTGGTAGCCGATGGCCGGCGGGCAGTCGAACAGGATCAGGTCATAGGCATCGTCCGCCAGGCTGTCGAGAAAGCGCGACACCGCGCCGAAGAAGGTCCATTCCGGGTTCAGGTGCCGGTACTGGGCGCTGGCGAACTCGACGAAGGCGGCATTGGCGCAGCTCGGGATGATGTCGATGGTCGGCCAGGCGGTCGGCTTGATGAAGTCCGCCGGGCGCAGCATGCCGAGCCCCATGTCGCGGATCGAGGCCGGCAGCTTGCGCTGGGGCAGGGCGGTGCCCGACTCGGCGCCGCGGGCGGCGGCGTTCATGCGGTCGGTCTCGCGTTCCAGGTCGCGGGCCATGATGCCCCAGACGGTATGGTCCTCGCCCACGTCGGTCAGGCCCATGGAATGGCTCAGCGTCGCCTGCGGGTCGAAATCGACGACCAGCACCCGGTAGCCGTCCAGCGCCGCGGCATGGGCAAAGTGCAGCGCCACGGTCGACTTGCCGGCGCCGCCCTTGAAATTGGCGATGGCGGCGCGGAAGGCGCGCTTGCCCTCGGGGCGCCAGGGCATCAGCGTCTTGCGGTTGATGCGGATGCGGCGGCGCAGCTCGTTGATCTCGTCGAGCGAGAACCAGCGCTGGCGGCCATCCTCCTCGACTTCCCCGAGGGGAAGGTTCGGCTCGGCGGCGAGCTTGCCGCGGAAGGTGGACTGGTTGATGCGGAAGATCAGTTCGGACACCTCCCAGCTCGAGAAGCGGCGCAGCGTCTTCTCATTGGCCGGGCTGAAGGTCTGGCGCCGGATCCAGCCCTGCATCTTCAAGGATTGCGCCTGCAGCTTGGCGAGGTCTTCGTGCGTATACATAGGATGCCTGTATTTTTAGGACGCAGATTATCTTCCGTTTCGCTTTTACGCCGGATTTGCACATTTGGCAAAAGGCGTTTTAATGGAATGGTCAGGATGCGGAGATTGCGGGGTTTTCCTGCGTCGCCCGGCGAATCGCCCGGCGAATCCCGGCGCCGCAAAACCCGGAACGCTAACGCGGCAATGGGGGACGGGTTGGCGCGTTGCACCCCGGATTGGGGGACAAAACCGCGGCAATGGGGGACGGCCTGAATGACCCCCTATACCATTTGATACCGATTTTCTTTGATGATTTGGTCCGGGAAATCCGGCCGGCGGGGAATCGCTTGACAGAATCGGATTTCAGGACGCAAATACGAAAGGGATAACGAAAAGCGTTTCAAACGGTGCCAAACCGACGCGGTCATCCGGTCTTGCCCCGATGGGCAGGGCGAGGCGGGCAGATGGAAGGCAGCCGGGAATACCGGGGCGCAGGAGCAGACATGCAGGTGATGCGTGCCGTCGGCCGAGAGGCGGCGGCGAAGAAATATGACTTGCTCTCGGCCATGATGGCGCATGGGCTGGCCGGCGACAAGCATCGCCAGCGCCTGGTGCTGCGGCTGATGGCACTGATCACCACCCGCTACAACTGGCAGCGCGACGAACTGACCATCGGCCAGCGCGAGATCGCCCGGCTGTGGTGCGTCGACGAACGCACCGTCAAGCGCGAGATGGCCAAGCTGCGCGCCCTGGGCTGGATCGAGATCAAGCAGCAGGGCGCACGCGGCCGGGTGTCGGTCCTGGGCCTGAACCTGGAGCGTATCCTGTTGGATACAAAGCCGGAATGGCCGAATATCGGCCCGGATTTCGTCGAGCGGGTCGGCGGCAAGCGCGCCGAGCCGACGAGCAATGTCGTGCCGCTGCACCGGCCCGAGCCGATGCCGGCCGAGGGGCTGTGGGCCGAGGCGCGCGCCCGGCTGGCCGAGGAGGATCCGGCGCTGTTCGACGCCTGGTTCGCCGGGCTGATCGAGGCCGAGCGCAGCGAAAGCTGCCTGACGCTGTTCGCGCCCAGCCGCTTTCACGCCAATTACGTCCAGACGCATCTGCTGGAGCGGCTGCGCATCGCCGTGCAACGCTGCGACGGGCGCGTCGGCAAGCTGCGCATCCTGGGCCCGTGAAGGCGCGGGCGCAGCAAGCGGGCTGTCAGCCCGGCCCTGCTATTGCGGCGGCGCGAAAACGCAAATGCAGGAGAAAGAATCATGCGCCCGTCGCTGGGCGCCGCGGCCCTGATCACCCTGGCCTGTCCCGTCGCCGCGCTTGCCGATCGCCCTGTGCCGCGGGCGGACTGGCGCCCCGTCGAGGGGCTGGAGGCCCGGCTGAAGGGGCAGGGCTGGCCGGTCCATAATGTCGCCGTCGAGGACGGCTGCTATGAGGTGCATGGCAAGGACGAAACCGGCCGCCGGGTCGAGGTGCCGTTCCATCCCGCCAGCCTGGCAGAGCTGGGCATGGATGACTGAACCGGCTTCCGGATCGGGGGGGCAGGCGCAAGCCGTTGAAAGGTCAATATTTTCTTGCCACCATCCCGGCCCGATAAATAATAGATAATATATCCAGATTAACAGGGCGCGATTCCGGTTTTATAGATACTCCCCGATTCAAGGCTCAGGGAGGTATCCATGCCCCAGCAATCGCGCCGCGCCGCCGAGATCTATCGCCAGCCTCTGATGGACCTGCTGTTCCAGGCCCAGACCGTGCATCGGGCGCATTTCGACCCGAATGTCGTGCAATGCTCGAAGCTTCTGTCGATCAAGACCGGCGGCTGCCCCGAGGATTGCGCCTATTGCTCGCAATCGGCGCGCAACGGCTCGGAACTCTCGGCCTCGAAGCTGATGGAGGTCGAGCGGGTGCTGGCCGAGGCCCGGCGCGCCAAGGAAGCGGGGGCGACGCGCTATTGCATGGGCGCGGCCTGGCGGTCGCCCAAGGAACGCGACATGCCGGCGGTGCTGGCAATGATCCGCGGCGTCAAGGCGCTGGGGATGGAGACCTGCATGACGCTGGGCATGCTGGACGCGGACCAGGCGCTGCGGCTGAAGGACGCGGGGCTGGATTATTACAACCACAATATCGACACCTCGGAACGCTATTATTCCGAGATCATCACCACGCGCAGCTTCCAGGACCGGCTGGACACGCTGGAGCGGGTGCAGGCGGCGGGCATCCATGTCTGCGCCGGCGGCATCGTCGGCATGGGCGAGACCGAGGCGGACCGCATTTCCATGCTGGAGACGCTGGCCGGGCTGGAGGTGCCGCCGCAATCGGTGCCGATCAACATGCTGATGCCGATGGCGGGCACGCCGCTGGCCGATGTGCCCAAGCTGGACCCGATCGAGATGGTGCGCACCATCGCCACGGCGCGCATCCTGATGCCGACATCCCATGTGCGGCTGTCGGCCGGCCGGTCCGAGATGAGCGACGAGATGCAGGCGATGTGCTTTTTCGCCGGCGCCAATTCGATCTTCGTCGGCGATGTGCTGCTGACCGCCGGAAACCCGGGCGAGGACAAGGATGCGCGGCTGTTCGCCAGGCTGGGGCTGCGGGCCGAGGTGCCGGAGGCGTCGCGGGAGGGCTGCGCGGCATGAGCTTTTCCCGGCACGGGGCGGCGCTGGAGGCCTTGGTGCGGCGCGGGCGGCTGCGCCGGGTGGCGCCGGCGGCGGGGCTGGACTTCGCCTCGAACGACTATCTGGGGCTGGCGGGGTCGGCACTGCTGGCGCGGTCGGCGCGGGATGCGCTGGCGCGCGGCGTGCCGGTGGGCGCCGGGGGGTCGCGGCTGCTGCGCGGCAACCATGCCGAGCATCAGGCGCTGGAGGCCGAGGCGGCGGATTTCTTCGGCGCCGAGGCGTGCCTTTACATGGGCGGCGGCTTCCAGGCCAACCAGGCGATCTTTTCGGCGCTGCCGATGCAGGGCGACCTGGTGCTCCATGACGCGCTGGTCCATGCCAGCGCGCATGAGGGGATGCGGCTGGGCCGGGCGGAATGCCGCGGCTTTGCCCATAACGATGCCGGCGACGCGGCGCGGGTGATCGCCGAGTGGCGCGATGCGGGCGGCCGCGGCCGGGCCTGGATCGCGGTCGAAAGCGTCTATTCGATGGAGGGCGACCTGGCGCCCTTGCCGGCTTTGGCCGCGCTGGCCGCGCGCGAGGACGCAGTGCTGGTGGTCGACGAGGCGCATGCCACCGGCGTTTTCGGCCCGCAGGGCAGGGGGCTGGCGCATGGGCTGGGCTGCGCGCTGGTGAGCCTGCATACCGGCGGCAAGGGGCTGGGCGGCTCGGGCGCGCTGGTCTGCGCCGACCGGGTGCTGGTCGAGACCTTGGTGAACAAGGCGCGGCCCTTCATCTATGCCACCGCGCCCTCGCCTTTGTCGGCGGCGGTGCTGCGCGCGGCCTTGCGGGCGCTGGCGGAGGTGCCGGCGCTGGTCGCGGGCGCGCGGGCGCGCATGGCGCTGGCGGCCGAGGCGGCGCGGGGTTGCGGCATCGCGGTGCAGAGCCAGATCGTGCCGGTGATCGTCGGCGACGACCGGCGGGCTTTGGCGCTGGCCGGGGCCTTGCAGGCGCAGGGCTTCGACATCCGCGCCATCCGGCCGCCGACCGTGCCGAAGGGGACGGCGCGGCTGCGCCTGTCCGTCACCGGCAATGTCGGGGCGGAGGATATCGCGGCGCTGTTTGCGGCCATCGCGGCGCTGGAAAGGGCGGCGGCATGAGCGCGGTGGTGGTCGCCGGCACCGATACCGGCATCGGCAAGACCGTGTTCAGCGCCGGGCTGACCCGCGCGCTGGGCGCGAGCTATTGGAAGCCGGTGCAGGCCGGGCTGGAGGAGGAGACCGACAGCGAGATCGTGGCGCGGCTTTCCGGCCGTCCGGTGCTGCCCGAGGCCTATCGGCTGCGCCTGCCGGCCTCGCCGCATCTGGCGGCCGAGCGCGAGGGGGTCGCGATCGACCCGGTGCGGCTGGCCTTGCCCCCGGTGGCCCCGCTGGTGGTCGAGGCGGCGGGCGGGCTGATGGTGCCGCTGACCCGGCGCCTGCTTTACCTGCAGGTGATCGCCGGCTGGGGCGCGCCGGTGGTGCTGTGCTGCCGCACCGCCTTGGGCACCATCAACCATTCCCTGCTGTCGCTGACGGCGCTGCGGGCGGCGGGCTGCCGGGTGGCGGGCGTGGCCTTCATCGGCGCGGAGGCCGAGGACAGCCGCCGGGTGATCTGCGAGATCGGCGCGGTGCGCGACCTGGGCCGGCTGCCGCTGCTGGAGCAGGTGACGGCCGAGGCGCTGGCCGATGCCTTTGCCGGCATCGACGTGGCGGCAATCCGGGGGGTGCTGTGATGCGGGATCTGGCGTTCGACCGGCGGCACCTGTGGCATCCCTATGGCTCGATGCGCGCGCCGGGGCCGGTGCATGAGGTCGCGGCGGCCGAGGGGGTCTGGCTTACGCTGGCGGATGGGGCGCGGATGATCGACGCCATGTCCTCCTGGTGGGCGGCGGCGCATGGCCATCGCCACCCGCGGCTGGTCGCGGCGATGCAGGCGCAGCTGGAGCGCCTGCCGCATGTGATGTTCGGCGGGCTGACGCATGGGCCGGCCGTCGGGCTGGCGCGGCGGCTGGTCGCGATGCTGCCGGCGGGGCTGGATCGGATCTTTTACAGCGACAGCGGCTCGGTCGCGGTCGAGGTGGCGCTGAAGATGGCGGTGCAGGCCCAGGCCGGGCTGGGGCAGGCGGGGCGGACGGGTTTCGCCAGCGCCCGCGGCGGCTATTACGGCGATACCTGGAAGGCGATGAGCCTCTGCGATCCCGAAACCGGGATGCATGCCCATTTCGGCGCCGCCTTGCAGGTGCAGCATTTCGTGCCGCGCCCGCCCATTCCCTTCGGTGCGGAATGGGACGAGGATCCGGCGCGGAACGGGCTTGCCGCGGTCGAGGCGCTGTTTGCCGAGAAGGCGCATGAGATCGCCGGCTTCATCGTCGAGCCGGTGGTGCAGGGCGCGGGCGGCATGTGGTTCTATCACCCGCGCTGGCTGGAGGGGCTGCGCGCGCTGTGCGACCGGCATGGCGTGCTGCTGATCCTGGACGAGATCGCCACCGGATTCGGCCGCACCGGCACGCTGTTCGCCATGCAGCGCGCCGGGGTGGTGCCGGATATCCTGTGCCTCGGCAAGGCGCTGACCGGCGGCATGATGAGCTTTGCCGCCACCGTCGCGTCAGGCCGGGTGGCCGAGGCGATTGCGGAGGGGCCGGCGCCGGTGCTGATGCACGGGCCGACCTTCATGGGCAATCCGCTGGCCTGCGCCGCGGCCTGCGCGAGCCTGGACCTGCTGGCCGAGGGCGGCTGGCAGGGGCAGGTCGCGGGGATCGAGGCGGGGCTGCGCCGCGGCCTTGCCCCGGCGCGCGGGTTGCCCGGCGTGCGCGATGTGCGGGTGCTGGGCGCCATCGGGGTGATCGAATTGCGCGAGCCCGTCGATATGGCGCGCGCGCATGGCTTTTGCCGCGACAGCGGGGTGTGGCTGCGGCCCTTCGGGCGGCTGCTTTACTGCATGCCGCCCTTTGTCGCGGCGCCGGACGAGGTGGCGCGCATCTGCGCCGCCATGGTCGAGATCGCGGGCTGGCCATGAGGGCGGAATGGCTGAAGCGCGCGGGCGCCGAGGAACTGATCGTGGTGCTGACCGGCTGGGCGGTGGGGCCCGAGCCGTTCCGGCACCTGGCCGGTCCGGCCGATGTGCTGGTGCTGTCGGATTACCGCGACCTGACACCGCCGGACTGGCCGCGGGGCTATGCGGCGATGGACCTGGTCGCCTGGTCCTTTGGCGTGGCGGCGGCCTGCCGGCTGCCGGGGCTGGACCTGTTCCGCCGCAAGGTGGCGGCCTGCGGCTCATGGGCGCCCTGCGACGACGATCTGGGCATCCCGCGGGACGTGGTGCGGGCCACGGCCGAGAACCTGTCGCCGGCCGCGCTGCGGCAATTCGGTCGGCGGGCGGGCTGCGCCGTCGCCGCGGGCGCCGATCCCGCCGCGCTGCGCGAGGAATTGCAGGCGGTGATGGGCTGGGATGCCGGGCAGGTGCCGGGCTTCGACCGCATCTGGCTGGGCGCGGCCGACCGCATCTTTGCGCTGAGGAACCTGCGCCGCGCCTGGCAGGGCTGGCCGGTCGAGATGCGGGTGCTGGATCGCGGGCACAATCCCTTTGCGCAATGGCGCGACTGGGCCGAGGTGCTGGCATGAGCCGGGCATCGGCATTCGCGCTGGCCGGGGGGCATGGGTGCGGCCCGAAAGGCGCGGGCCGGGGGAAGCCCTTGCCCTGCCGCCCCATGCCGGGGGCCGGGGCATGAATACGCTGGCCGGGCGGGTGGCGCGGTCCTTCGCGCGCGGCATGGCGACCTATGACGGCGCGGCGCTGGCGCAAAGGCGGATCGCGGCGCGGCTGTTTGCGGCCTATCGCCGCGCCGCGCCGGGGCATCGGCCGACGCGGGTGCTGGAGGCGGGCCATGGCTCGGGCCATCTGACCCGGCACTTGCTGGGGCTGCGGCCGGCGCGGCTGTGGCTGAACGACCTGGCGGCGCCGGAACTGCCGGGGGTCGCGGCGGATTACCTGCCGGGCGACGTGGCCGAGGTGGCGCTGCCGGGGGCGGTGGACCTGGCGGCCTCGGCCTCGATGCTCCAATGGGTCGAGGATCCGGCGCGGGTGATGGCGCGGCTGTGCGGGGCGGTGGCGCCGGGCGGCTGGCTGGCGATTTCGGGCTTTGCGCCGGGGCATTTCCCGGAACTGCGGGCGCTGGGCAGCCGGGCGGCGGCGCCGTCCTATCTGACCGGGGCCGGGATGGCGGCGCTGCTGCCGCCGGGCTGGCAGGGCCATGGCGCGGGGGAATGGCGGATCGTGCTGCATTTCCCCGGCGCGCTGGAGGTCTTGCGGCATCTGCGCGCCACCGGGGTCAACGGCTGCGCCGGGCAGTTCCGCTCGCCCGGCGCGCTGCGCGACTTCATGGCCCGTTACGAGGCGCGGCATGGCGGGGCGCGGGGCGTTGCGCTGACCTATGTCGCAAGCTGGCTGGTGGCGCGGAAGGCGGCCTAGCCGTGGATGGCGAAGGCGTCGCGCTTGTCGCTGGCCGGGGGGGCCGGGCGGCGGCCGATCCAGCGCACATGGCGCGCCAGCGTGGCGCAGGCCAGGTCCACCTCGCCCTTGCGCAGCGCGGCCAGGATGGCGCGGTGGTCGTGGTCGGTGCGCGTTTCCCAGTTCGACTGCCAGGCGGCGAACAGGAAGCGGGCGCTGGCGGCATGCAGGTCGTCGATGGCGGCGAGCAGGCGCGGCATGGCGCAGGGGGTCAGGATCAGCTTGTGGAACCGGCGGTTCGCCGCCTCCCACGAGCGCACGTCGCGCGAGGCGTCGCCGGCCTTGGTCGCCTCCTCGGCGGCATTGAGGATCGCCGGGGTCAGGTGCGGCGCGGCGTGGCGCAGCGCGAGTTCTTCCAGCGCGGCGCGCATCTCGGCCACCTCCTTGACCTCGGGCAGGTCGAAGGCGGCGACGCGGACGCCGCGGCGCGGTTCGCTGATGGCGAGGCCCTGGGCTTCGAGCCGGCGGAAGGCTTCGCGCACCGGGACGTGGCTGGCGCCGAATTCCTCGGCGATGCGGTCCTGGCGCAGGCGCTCGCCCGGGCCGATCTCGCCCGCCACGATCCGGTCGGCCAGCACGCGGCTGATGCGGACCGCCAGGGTTTCTTCTGATCCTGCGCTCATGGCGGCATGGATAAGCCGGGGGGCGGGGATTGTC
This Paracoccus pantotrophus DNA region includes the following protein-coding sequences:
- a CDS encoding PepSY domain-containing protein: MRPSLGAAALITLACPVAALADRPVPRADWRPVEGLEARLKGQGWPVHNVAVEDGCYEVHGKDETGRRVEVPFHPASLAELGMDD
- a CDS encoding aminotransferase class I/II-fold pyridoxal phosphate-dependent enzyme, which encodes MSFSRHGAALEALVRRGRLRRVAPAAGLDFASNDYLGLAGSALLARSARDALARGVPVGAGGSRLLRGNHAEHQALEAEAADFFGAEACLYMGGGFQANQAIFSALPMQGDLVLHDALVHASAHEGMRLGRAECRGFAHNDAGDAARVIAEWRDAGGRGRAWIAVESVYSMEGDLAPLPALAALAAREDAVLVVDEAHATGVFGPQGRGLAHGLGCALVSLHTGGKGLGGSGALVCADRVLVETLVNKARPFIYATAPSPLSAAVLRAALRALAEVPALVAGARARMALAAEAARGCGIAVQSQIVPVIVGDDRRALALAGALQAQGFDIRAIRPPTVPKGTARLRLSVTGNVGAEDIAALFAAIAALERAAA
- a CDS encoding pimeloyl-ACP methyl esterase BioG family protein, translated to MRAEWLKRAGAEELIVVLTGWAVGPEPFRHLAGPADVLVLSDYRDLTPPDWPRGYAAMDLVAWSFGVAAACRLPGLDLFRRKVAACGSWAPCDDDLGIPRDVVRATAENLSPAALRQFGRRAGCAVAAGADPAALREELQAVMGWDAGQVPGFDRIWLGAADRIFALRNLRRAWQGWPVEMRVLDRGHNPFAQWRDWAEVLA
- a CDS encoding ParB/RepB/Spo0J family partition protein, whose protein sequence is MSRKRRMFEIEMPDEPAEVAPETFPAGKEEKEHRRGPMATAITETAESTRDRARLEAQIRAENDALAQEHVRLKRAGLITDLIPLDAIDAQKLIRDRAAGPDYELTELVESIRDIGLSNPIRVEPAEGGRYELIQGWRRLSAYRQLLEETGDVEKWGRIPAGIAARGDELERLYRRMVDENMVRKDISFAEMAQLALHYAMDPVTEESDPEKAVAILFKSAGYQKRSYIRSFIRLVEALGDALLYAPDIPRALGLALAQRLDEVPGTAAAIRAELKNWDSRSVKDELELLRRYAGLAGDAESPAAAPRSTTPTVPAGKARISFQIQRPQGSAKCTASNGRLEIRLPRDFSAVDRRKLEAAVRVMLESLD
- the bioD gene encoding dethiobiotin synthase, with translation MSAVVVAGTDTGIGKTVFSAGLTRALGASYWKPVQAGLEEETDSEIVARLSGRPVLPEAYRLRLPASPHLAAEREGVAIDPVRLALPPVAPLVVEAAGGLMVPLTRRLLYLQVIAGWGAPVVLCCRTALGTINHSLLSLTALRAAGCRVAGVAFIGAEAEDSRRVICEIGAVRDLGRLPLLEQVTAEALADAFAGIDVAAIRGVL
- the bioB gene encoding biotin synthase BioB — protein: MPQQSRRAAEIYRQPLMDLLFQAQTVHRAHFDPNVVQCSKLLSIKTGGCPEDCAYCSQSARNGSELSASKLMEVERVLAEARRAKEAGATRYCMGAAWRSPKERDMPAVLAMIRGVKALGMETCMTLGMLDADQALRLKDAGLDYYNHNIDTSERYYSEIITTRSFQDRLDTLERVQAAGIHVCAGGIVGMGETEADRISMLETLAGLEVPPQSVPINMLMPMAGTPLADVPKLDPIEMVRTIATARILMPTSHVRLSAGRSEMSDEMQAMCFFAGANSIFVGDVLLTAGNPGEDKDARLFARLGLRAEVPEASREGCAA
- a CDS encoding AAA family ATPase, which produces MYTHEDLAKLQAQSLKMQGWIRRQTFSPANEKTLRRFSSWEVSELIFRINQSTFRGKLAAEPNLPLGEVEEDGRQRWFSLDEINELRRRIRINRKTLMPWRPEGKRAFRAAIANFKGGAGKSTVALHFAHAAALDGYRVLVVDFDPQATLSHSMGLTDVGEDHTVWGIMARDLERETDRMNAAARGAESGTALPQRKLPASIRDMGLGMLRPADFIKPTAWPTIDIIPSCANAAFVEFASAQYRHLNPEWTFFGAVSRFLDSLADDAYDLILFDCPPAIGYQSMNAVFAADMLYIPSGPGYWEYDSTTSFIGQLSEALEDLSHGFENFPTGKIRLPKAFADIRFLMTRYEPSNELHQAMYGAFQQVFGQHMAQHPIELTRAVEQSGRFLSSIYEIDYREMTRGTWRRARATFDQAYEEFKSHVVAAWDKLEDEA
- a CDS encoding DnaA N-terminal domain-containing protein — translated: MQVMRAVGREAAAKKYDLLSAMMAHGLAGDKHRQRLVLRLMALITTRYNWQRDELTIGQREIARLWCVDERTVKREMAKLRALGWIEIKQQGARGRVSVLGLNLERILLDTKPEWPNIGPDFVERVGGKRAEPTSNVVPLHRPEPMPAEGLWAEARARLAEEDPALFDAWFAGLIEAERSESCLTLFAPSRFHANYVQTHLLERLRIAVQRCDGRVGKLRILGP
- a CDS encoding AraC family transcriptional regulator, encoding MERRTITPGFVEDALDCLHRRGIDPAPLLAHAGIPALGEPVSNLQYGKLWLAIAERIRDEFFDEAARPMRPGSFQLLCHAVLHAGTLERALRRALLFLSVTLDDPTGTLRLRDGQAEILLSDAGPPRRAFAYRSYWLILLGVMCWLIGRRIPLMQVDFACPAPENRRDYHQFFGAPVHFDQPASRLSFAASYLSLPTIRSEKALETFLRGAPANILLRYRHDQGLSARIRSRLRAAPPEDWPDFDRLAAELRLAPATLRRRLRAEGQGFSAIRAEIRLMRARQLLRDTGLSVAEIAARLGYGEPSAFHRAFLKLAGTTPAAFRRDALSPPASTAGTAARR
- the bioA gene encoding adenosylmethionine--8-amino-7-oxononanoate transaminase, with protein sequence MRDLAFDRRHLWHPYGSMRAPGPVHEVAAAEGVWLTLADGARMIDAMSSWWAAAHGHRHPRLVAAMQAQLERLPHVMFGGLTHGPAVGLARRLVAMLPAGLDRIFYSDSGSVAVEVALKMAVQAQAGLGQAGRTGFASARGGYYGDTWKAMSLCDPETGMHAHFGAALQVQHFVPRPPIPFGAEWDEDPARNGLAAVEALFAEKAHEIAGFIVEPVVQGAGGMWFYHPRWLEGLRALCDRHGVLLILDEIATGFGRTGTLFAMQRAGVVPDILCLGKALTGGMMSFAATVASGRVAEAIAEGPAPVLMHGPTFMGNPLACAAACASLDLLAEGGWQGQVAGIEAGLRRGLAPARGLPGVRDVRVLGAIGVIELREPVDMARAHGFCRDSGVWLRPFGRLLYCMPPFVAAPDEVARICAAMVEIAGWP